Proteins co-encoded in one Dyella japonica A8 genomic window:
- a CDS encoding LytR/AlgR family response regulator transcription factor, with protein MRVLIVDDEPLARTRLAALLAGCSDVDVVGSVGDGEAAIDAVGECQPDVLLLDINMPGISGTALAQRLAGSKRPLVVFCTAYESHALHAFELGAVDYLLKPVRLERLNEALQRARLRLQQAPGDTGGYLHGRLRGEQVRVALDDVISLLAEEKYVVVQHRGGQLLLEDSLRQLEDAYPDTLIRLHRNCLVPAQRLIGLKTLTDGRVLARLGGTELMPEVSRRNLPALRKLLRMG; from the coding sequence ATGCGCGTACTTATCGTGGACGACGAACCCCTGGCACGCACGCGCCTCGCGGCGCTGCTGGCCGGATGCAGCGATGTCGACGTGGTGGGCAGTGTCGGCGATGGCGAAGCGGCCATCGACGCCGTGGGCGAATGCCAGCCTGACGTGCTGCTGCTGGACATCAACATGCCCGGCATCAGCGGCACCGCGCTCGCACAGCGGCTCGCCGGCAGCAAACGGCCTCTGGTGGTGTTCTGCACGGCCTATGAAAGCCACGCCCTGCACGCCTTTGAACTTGGCGCGGTGGATTACCTGCTGAAACCGGTGCGTCTGGAGCGCCTCAACGAGGCATTGCAACGCGCACGCCTGCGCCTGCAACAAGCGCCCGGCGACACCGGCGGCTATCTGCACGGACGCCTGCGCGGCGAACAGGTGCGGGTCGCCCTGGACGACGTGATCAGCCTGTTGGCGGAAGAAAAGTACGTGGTGGTGCAGCATCGCGGCGGGCAGCTACTGCTGGAAGATTCGTTGCGCCAGCTCGAGGACGCTTATCCCGACACGCTGATCCGCCTGCATCGCAATTGTCTGGTGCCGGCGCAACGGTTGATCGGCCTGAAGACGCTCACCGACGGCCGCGTGCTGGCGCGGCTGGGTGGTACGGAA
- a CDS encoding sensor histidine kinase → MREPATATTAPIRPEHRPLPDFCSGPVIFALLITASITVTVMWLAPNNSHGWRGYTVGMLFADWLAVVIGVALCKLRPLFVRLPGNASYAGVWLAMVWIVAGGSLLVYWMDGVMQMELLRDTAGTFVVNNTMIAALLGAAMLRYFYLLAQWQTRLEAVSQAQVAALQARIRPHFLFNSMNTVAALVRVDPAAAERTVEDLSELFRAALGEHSTHDGTLAEELGLVDRYLDIEQLRLGERLRVRRELDDLPAGFPLPRLLLQPLVENAVRHGIQPLREGGEVILRGRRERDGVRIEIDNPLANVPTPGGHGHGLDNVRRRVAYRYGPGARVTAGPDAGRFVVCLQLPTQ, encoded by the coding sequence ATGAGGGAGCCTGCCACCGCTACAACAGCGCCTATTCGTCCGGAGCATCGCCCGCTGCCTGATTTCTGCAGCGGGCCGGTGATCTTTGCGCTGCTGATCACGGCATCGATCACCGTGACGGTGATGTGGCTGGCGCCCAACAACAGCCACGGCTGGCGCGGCTATACCGTGGGCATGCTGTTCGCCGACTGGCTGGCCGTGGTGATCGGCGTGGCGCTGTGCAAGTTGCGGCCGCTGTTCGTCCGCTTGCCGGGCAACGCGTCGTACGCGGGCGTGTGGCTGGCGATGGTGTGGATCGTGGCTGGCGGCAGCCTGCTGGTGTACTGGATGGACGGCGTCATGCAGATGGAGCTGCTGCGCGATACCGCCGGCACGTTCGTCGTCAACAACACGATGATCGCGGCGTTGCTGGGCGCGGCGATGCTGCGCTATTTCTATCTGCTCGCGCAGTGGCAGACCCGGCTGGAGGCCGTGTCGCAGGCACAGGTGGCCGCCCTGCAGGCGCGCATCCGCCCGCACTTCCTGTTCAACAGCATGAACACCGTAGCGGCCCTGGTGCGGGTTGATCCTGCCGCCGCCGAACGCACGGTGGAAGATCTCTCCGAACTCTTCCGCGCGGCGCTTGGCGAACACAGCACGCACGACGGTACGCTGGCTGAAGAGCTGGGCCTGGTCGACCGCTATCTCGACATCGAACAACTGCGGCTGGGCGAGCGCCTGCGCGTGCGCCGCGAACTGGATGACCTGCCCGCGGGCTTCCCGCTCCCGCGCCTGCTGCTGCAGCCGCTGGTGGAAAACGCCGTGCGCCACGGCATCCAGCCACTGCGCGAAGGCGGCGAGGTGATCCTGCGCGGCCGTCGCGAACGCGATGGCGTGCGTATCGAGATCGACAACCCGCTGGCGAACGTGCCCACGCCCGGCGGCCACGGCCATGGCCTGGACAATGTGCGCCGCCGCGTCGCGTATCGTTACGGGCCGGGCGCGCGCGTGACGGCCGGCCCCGACGCCGGTCGCTTCGTGGTGTGCCTGCAGTTGCCAACCCAGTAG
- a CDS encoding alpha/beta hydrolase, whose product MPLPTVEIETAPNPGHSVIWMHGLGADGNDFAPIVPELVSPSWPALRFVFPHAPVRPVTVNGGMPMRAWYDIVGVDLISRQDETGMRASVASVEALIARENERGVPSERILLAGFSQGGAIALSAGLRHAGTLAGVIALSTYLPLQEAFVAERSPANGQTPVFWGHGTADPIVPLTRGVNSRDLLQSLGYPVSWHTYPMPHSVCAEEVADLRQWMTVRLEA is encoded by the coding sequence ATGCCCCTGCCTACCGTTGAGATCGAAACCGCCCCGAATCCCGGCCACAGCGTGATCTGGATGCACGGGCTGGGCGCCGATGGCAACGATTTCGCGCCCATCGTGCCGGAGCTGGTTTCGCCCTCGTGGCCTGCGCTGCGCTTCGTGTTCCCGCATGCGCCGGTGCGGCCGGTGACAGTCAACGGCGGCATGCCCATGCGCGCCTGGTATGACATCGTCGGCGTCGATCTCATTTCCCGGCAGGACGAGACGGGCATGCGCGCCTCCGTCGCCAGCGTGGAAGCGCTGATCGCCCGCGAGAACGAGCGTGGCGTGCCTTCCGAACGGATCCTGCTGGCGGGCTTTTCGCAGGGTGGCGCCATCGCCCTGTCGGCGGGGCTGCGCCACGCCGGGACACTGGCTGGCGTGATCGCGCTGTCCACCTACCTGCCGCTGCAGGAGGCCTTCGTCGCCGAGCGCAGCCCCGCCAATGGACAGACGCCGGTGTTCTGGGGTCATGGCACCGCCGATCCGATCGTGCCGCTCACCCGCGGCGTAAATTCGCGTGACCTGCTGCAGTCCCTGGGTTACCCGGTGAGCTGGCACACCTACCCGATGCCGCATTCGGTATGCGCCGAGGAAGTGGCCGACCTGCGCCAGTGGATGACGGTGCGACTGGAGGCCTGA